The following are encoded in a window of Bradyrhizobium guangdongense genomic DNA:
- a CDS encoding KTSC domain-containing protein — MPSSVIRFFRYVPDTRELQVTFVSGRLYVYENVPPEVAAAFRDARSKGTFFNHEIRDRYAYRDITHELAG; from the coding sequence ATGCCGTCTTCCGTGATCCGCTTCTTTCGCTATGTTCCCGACACCCGCGAGTTGCAGGTCACTTTCGTCAGCGGCCGCCTGTATGTTTACGAGAACGTTCCGCCCGAGGTCGCTGCCGCGTTCAGGGATGCCCGCTCAAAAGGCACGTTCTTCAACCACGAAATCCGCGACCGGTATGCCTATCGTGACATCACGCACGAGCTTGCCGGCTAG
- a CDS encoding EF-hand domain-containing protein, producing the protein MLFALGAVSTALDAIQSLTSSKSSSSQQANSSQRASTNPFAIDSDDGTTSNATSSVNAGKYPQISPETMNALFAAQSQSTGSTSATSSSATTSTPTGRDAALKDLFSQIDADGDRKITKSEFEKALGAGGTNLTQADDVFSKLDSNSDGSVSLDEMSKALKSGHHGHHHAQGTSGSGDVTGGSDSSTSQSSGGSTSTTTTGADGSTTTTVTYADGFKMSTTVPGASSSSNANGGGNSPYDWFGQMMQRQAQTAGSAASSMSMSV; encoded by the coding sequence ATGTTGTTTGCGCTTGGTGCCGTCTCGACTGCGCTTGATGCCATTCAATCGCTGACGAGCTCGAAATCGTCCTCGAGCCAACAGGCCAATTCGTCGCAGCGGGCATCGACCAATCCCTTCGCGATCGACAGCGACGACGGCACCACAAGCAATGCGACCTCGTCGGTCAATGCGGGAAAATATCCGCAGATCTCGCCGGAGACGATGAACGCGTTGTTCGCGGCGCAGAGCCAGTCGACGGGTTCGACCAGCGCCACCTCATCGAGCGCGACGACATCGACGCCGACCGGCCGCGACGCTGCTTTGAAGGACCTGTTCTCGCAGATCGATGCGGACGGCGACCGCAAGATCACCAAATCCGAGTTCGAGAAAGCGCTGGGCGCCGGCGGCACAAACCTCACGCAGGCCGATGACGTGTTCTCCAAGCTCGATAGCAATTCCGACGGCAGCGTCAGCCTGGACGAGATGTCGAAGGCGCTGAAGTCCGGTCATCACGGCCACCATCACGCGCAAGGGACGAGCGGTTCGGGCGACGTCACCGGCGGTTCGGATTCTTCCACGTCGCAGTCCAGCGGCGGGTCGACCTCGACCACGACGACCGGCGCCGACGGCTCGACCACCACCACCGTCACCTATGCCGACGGCTTCAAGATGTCGACGACCGTGCCCGGCGCCTCCAGCTCGTCCAATGCGAACGGTGGCGGCAATTCCCCCTATGACTGGTTCGGCCAGATGATGCAGCGCCAGGCTCAGACCGCGGGCTCGGCTGCTTCGTCCATGTCGATGAGCGTGTAA
- the rpe gene encoding ribulose-phosphate 3-epimerase, with product MTQAFTPRPLAIAPSILASDFSKLGEEVRAVDAAGADWIHLDVMDGHFVPNISYGPEVIKAMRPHTKKVFDAHLMISPCDPYLEAFAKAGCDHITVHAEAGPHLHRSLQAIRALGKKAGVSLNPGTPISALEYVLDLVDLVLVMSVNPGFGGQAFIPSAIGKIRDIRAMTAGRPIDIEVDGGVGPDVAGALAAAGANAFVAGTSVFKGGTLEAYKNNIAAIRNAALGARGEAI from the coding sequence ATGACCCAAGCCTTCACCCCTCGCCCCCTGGCCATCGCGCCCTCGATCCTGGCATCGGACTTCTCTAAGCTCGGCGAGGAGGTTCGTGCGGTGGATGCGGCCGGTGCCGACTGGATCCATCTCGACGTGATGGACGGGCACTTCGTCCCCAACATCTCCTACGGCCCCGAGGTCATCAAGGCGATGCGCCCGCACACCAAGAAGGTGTTCGACGCGCACCTGATGATCTCGCCCTGCGATCCCTATCTCGAAGCCTTCGCCAAAGCCGGGTGCGACCACATCACCGTGCATGCCGAGGCAGGTCCTCATCTGCATCGCTCGTTGCAGGCGATCCGCGCGCTCGGCAAGAAGGCCGGCGTCTCGCTCAATCCAGGCACGCCGATCAGCGCGCTCGAATACGTGCTGGATCTGGTCGACCTCGTGCTGGTGATGTCGGTCAATCCGGGCTTCGGCGGCCAAGCCTTCATTCCCTCCGCGATCGGCAAGATCCGTGACATCCGCGCGATGACGGCTGGCCGTCCCATCGATATCGAGGTTGACGGCGGCGTCGGCCCCGACGTCGCGGGCGCGCTCGCAGCCGCCGGCGCCAACGCCTTCGTGGCCGGCACCTCCGTTTTCAAGGGCGGTACGCTCGAAGCCTACAAGAACAATATTGCAGCGATACGCAACGCGGCCCTCGGCGCACGCGGCGAAGCGATTTGA
- a CDS encoding P1 family peptidase: MKNLLTDIAGVRVGHAHDAKLASGATAIVFDQPAVAAIDVRGGGPGTREDALLDPASTVERVDAIALSGGSAFGIEAGGGIQAWLAEQGRGFRVREALIPIVPGAILFDLLNGGDKAWGRFAPYRDLGYAAAVAAGTEFALGSVGAGFGATTATFKGGLGSASAVTANGVKVAAIIAVNAVGSATVGDGPWFWAAPFEVDGEFGGRGLPDKFTDDMLRMRIKGGPAASERENTTIGVLVTDAVLTKPQAKRLAMIAHTGFARAIYPVHAPTDGDVLFAAATGAKPIDPIVGMTELGMVAANVVARAIARGVYSATALPVPGAQPAWKDRFG; encoded by the coding sequence TTGAAAAACCTCCTCACCGATATCGCCGGCGTCCGCGTCGGCCATGCCCATGACGCGAAGCTCGCCTCGGGCGCGACGGCGATCGTGTTCGACCAGCCGGCGGTGGCGGCGATCGACGTCCGCGGCGGCGGCCCCGGAACGCGTGAGGACGCCTTGCTCGATCCCGCCAGCACGGTCGAACGCGTCGACGCAATCGCGCTGTCCGGCGGCTCAGCCTTCGGAATCGAGGCGGGCGGCGGCATCCAGGCCTGGCTCGCCGAACAGGGGCGCGGCTTCCGCGTCCGCGAGGCGCTGATCCCCATCGTCCCCGGCGCGATCCTGTTCGATCTGCTCAATGGCGGCGACAAGGCCTGGGGCCGCTTCGCGCCCTATCGCGATCTCGGCTACGCCGCGGCGGTCGCCGCCGGGACGGAATTTGCGCTCGGCAGCGTGGGTGCGGGCTTTGGCGCCACCACCGCGACATTCAAGGGCGGACTCGGCTCGGCATCCGCTGTCACGGCCAACGGCGTCAAGGTGGCGGCGATCATCGCGGTCAATGCCGTCGGAAGCGCCACCGTCGGCGACGGACCGTGGTTCTGGGCGGCGCCGTTCGAGGTGGACGGCGAGTTCGGCGGGCGCGGACTGCCTGACAAATTCACCGACGACATGCTCAGGATGCGCATCAAGGGCGGCCCAGCCGCAAGCGAGCGTGAGAACACCACGATCGGCGTCCTCGTCACCGATGCGGTGCTGACCAAGCCTCAGGCCAAGCGGCTGGCGATGATCGCGCACACCGGCTTCGCCCGCGCAATCTACCCCGTCCATGCTCCGACCGACGGTGACGTGCTGTTCGCCGCCGCGACGGGTGCAAAGCCGATCGATCCGATCGTCGGCATGACCGAGCTCGGCATGGTCGCCGCGAACGTGGTCGCCCGCGCCATCGCGCGCGGCGTCTACAGCGCGACCGCGCTGCCGGTTCCCGGCGCCCAGCCGGCGTGGAAGGACCGGTTCGGCTAG
- a CDS encoding serine/threonine protein kinase: MPKSLIKSGAVIDGYTIGECVHAGGMATLWTVTHPGIDVPLLMKVPRASEGEDPAAIVSFEMEMMILPRLAGPHVPRCYGTGDFARQAYAVIERIPGTTLYKRLPDLPLPYEEARLLVAKIAAALADLHRQNVIHHDIKPSSVMFRESGDAVLIDYGLSHHDHLPDLLQEEFRLPYGTAPYMAPERLLGVRDDPRSDLFSLGVLLYFFTTGERPFGEGETLRAMRRRLWRDPHPPRSLRADYPPWLQEVVLRCLEIEPVWRYPTAAQLAFDLAHPNQVKLTARSERLKRDPLSVAWRRRFNPDVKQPRTKPDVAEQIASSPILAVALDTVEGTPELNEALRVTTERILATLPSARLACVNVLKLNRIAIDKTLDEQGSNKHIDRLVALRHWATPLKLDESRLSVHVLEAVDPAAALLEFAEVNQVDHLIVGARQSSFRRTLLGSVSAKVAAEATSTVTVVRPPRMAAAKPGAGVVWG; this comes from the coding sequence ATGCCCAAATCCCTGATCAAATCGGGCGCTGTCATCGACGGCTACACGATCGGCGAATGCGTCCATGCCGGCGGCATGGCGACGCTGTGGACCGTCACCCATCCCGGCATCGACGTGCCGCTGCTGATGAAGGTCCCGCGTGCCTCGGAAGGCGAGGACCCCGCCGCGATCGTCTCGTTCGAGATGGAGATGATGATCCTGCCAAGGCTCGCGGGTCCCCATGTGCCGCGCTGCTACGGCACGGGCGATTTCGCGCGCCAGGCCTATGCCGTGATCGAACGCATTCCCGGCACCACGCTCTACAAGCGGCTGCCCGATCTGCCGCTGCCCTACGAGGAGGCGCGGCTGCTGGTTGCGAAGATCGCGGCCGCACTCGCCGATCTGCACCGGCAGAACGTGATCCATCACGACATCAAGCCGAGCAGCGTCATGTTCCGTGAGAGCGGGGATGCCGTGCTGATCGACTACGGCCTGTCGCATCACGACCATCTGCCCGATTTGTTGCAGGAGGAGTTCCGTCTGCCTTACGGCACCGCGCCTTACATGGCGCCGGAGCGGCTGCTCGGCGTGCGCGACGATCCGCGCAGCGATCTGTTTTCGCTCGGTGTGCTGCTCTATTTCTTCACGACCGGCGAACGTCCCTTCGGCGAGGGCGAGACGCTGCGCGCGATGCGGCGGAGGCTGTGGCGGGATCCGCATCCGCCGCGAAGCTTGCGCGCCGACTATCCGCCCTGGCTCCAGGAAGTGGTGCTGCGCTGCCTGGAGATCGAGCCGGTCTGGCGCTATCCGACCGCGGCCCAGCTCGCCTTCGATCTCGCCCACCCGAACCAGGTCAAGCTGACCGCGCGTTCGGAGCGGCTGAAGCGCGATCCCCTCTCCGTCGCGTGGCGCCGCCGTTTCAATCCGGATGTCAAGCAGCCGCGGACGAAGCCCGACGTGGCGGAGCAGATCGCTTCGAGCCCGATCCTTGCGGTCGCGCTCGACACGGTGGAGGGTACGCCGGAGCTGAACGAGGCGCTGCGCGTCACGACCGAGCGCATCCTGGCGACGCTGCCGTCGGCGCGGCTCGCCTGCGTCAATGTGCTCAAGCTCAACCGCATTGCCATCGACAAGACGTTGGACGAGCAGGGCTCCAACAAGCATATCGACCGGCTGGTCGCGCTTCGGCACTGGGCGACGCCCCTGAAGCTGGACGAGAGCCGGCTGTCGGTTCATGTGCTGGAGGCGGTCGATCCCGCCGCGGCGCTGCTGGAATTCGCCGAGGTCAACCAGGTCGACCATCTCATCGTCGGCGCGCGGCAGAGTTCGTTCAGGCGCACGCTGCTCGGCAGCGTCTCGGCCAAGGTCGCCGCGGAGGCGACCTCCACCGTCACCGTGGTGCGACCGCCGCGAATGGCTGCGGCGAAACCGGGCGCCGGCGTGGTCTGGGGCTAG
- a CDS encoding TetR family transcriptional regulator yields the protein MNEAVVLTPERILEVTEDVLRRYGLAKATVVDVARALDVSHGSVYRHFPSKASLREAVAKRWLDRIDAPLLAIAEEKGPAPDRLDRWLRTLFAAKRSRVLDDPEMFETYLTLAREACAAVKCHKDTMIDQIAAILADGVKQGVFAVDNVKVTARAIFDGTCRFHHPAHADEWKDAELPTRVDATLALLLRGLKAC from the coding sequence ATGAACGAAGCCGTTGTCTTGACGCCGGAGCGGATCCTCGAAGTCACCGAGGACGTCTTGCGGCGCTACGGACTTGCCAAGGCCACAGTGGTCGACGTTGCCCGTGCGCTCGATGTGAGCCACGGTAGCGTCTATCGCCATTTTCCGAGCAAGGCTTCGCTGCGCGAGGCCGTTGCCAAACGCTGGCTGGACCGCATCGACGCGCCGCTCCTGGCGATTGCCGAGGAGAAGGGCCCTGCGCCCGACAGGCTCGACCGCTGGCTGCGCACGCTGTTCGCGGCCAAGCGTTCGCGCGTGCTTGACGACCCCGAGATGTTCGAGACCTATCTGACGCTGGCGCGTGAGGCGTGCGCGGCGGTCAAGTGTCACAAGGATACCATGATCGACCAGATCGCGGCGATCCTGGCCGACGGCGTCAAGCAGGGCGTGTTCGCCGTGGACAACGTGAAGGTCACCGCGCGGGCGATCTTCGACGGCACCTGCCGCTTTCACCACCCGGCCCATGCCGACGAGTGGAAGGACGCGGAGCTGCCGACGCGGGTCGATGCGACGCTCGCGCTGCTGCTGCGCGGGTTGAAGGCCTGTTAA
- a CDS encoding MotA/TolQ/ExbB proton channel family protein yields MSSMTIGPIANGATDPSERSALLFWMIFTGLSIFAVVLLWRFGLIHLMVTSDRTYISSVIAVLYLATCGHCFLRTRAIAREGAAARRCRAVLAAPDGGKVLEARASALPRGLVRDHIESLVTKAAAQDYRPVDQTLLLRTLADRLRGSNGFGAFVSDTLMKLGLLGTIIGFIIMLAPIAGLDAADKVAMRSSMGLMSDGMAVAMYTTLAGLVGSILVRIQYYMLDAATQRVFSDAVVLTETYVTPVLERQGAGIKGTGMPS; encoded by the coding sequence ATGAGTTCGATGACGATTGGACCGATTGCAAACGGCGCGACCGACCCATCCGAGCGCAGCGCACTGCTGTTCTGGATGATCTTCACCGGGCTGTCGATCTTTGCCGTCGTGCTGCTGTGGCGGTTCGGCCTGATCCATCTGATGGTGACCTCGGACCGGACCTACATTTCGAGCGTGATCGCGGTGCTTTATCTCGCCACCTGCGGCCATTGCTTCCTGCGGACGCGGGCGATCGCGCGGGAGGGGGCGGCGGCGCGGCGCTGTCGCGCGGTGCTGGCGGCGCCTGACGGCGGCAAGGTGCTCGAGGCGCGCGCGTCCGCCTTGCCGCGCGGATTGGTGCGGGATCATATCGAGAGCCTCGTGACCAAGGCCGCCGCGCAGGATTATCGCCCGGTCGATCAGACACTGTTGCTGCGGACGCTGGCCGATCGCCTGCGCGGCTCCAACGGGTTTGGTGCCTTCGTCTCGGACACGCTGATGAAGCTCGGTCTGCTCGGCACCATCATCGGATTCATCATCATGCTGGCGCCGATCGCCGGGCTGGATGCCGCCGACAAGGTCGCGATGCGCTCTTCGATGGGGCTGATGAGTGACGGCATGGCGGTCGCGATGTACACGACGTTGGCGGGCCTCGTCGGGTCCATCCTGGTCCGCATCCAGTATTACATGCTCGATGCCGCGACCCAGCGGGTGTTCTCCGATGCCGTGGTCCTGACCGAGACTTATGTGACGCCGGTTCTTGAGCGCCAAGGCGCTGGTATCAAAGGCACCGGAATGCCGTCATGA
- a CDS encoding metallophosphoesterase family protein — translation MLLAVFSDIHGNRQAFEACLKVARASAAERFILLGDFVGYGADPEWVVDTAMDLVAHGAVAVRGNHDEAVNTTSENMNHDAQIAIEWTRGRLDAAQRRFLAELPMLAEDGDRLFVHAEASSPKRWNYVRSTTDAAKSLIATPSHVTFCGHIHRPALYSMSVTAKMTSFVPKTDVPVQLLRGRQWLAVLGSVGQPRDGDPSASFVLFDTVSCQITYCRVPYDIASAANKIRENGLPPWLADRLSQGR, via the coding sequence GTGCTTCTCGCTGTCTTCTCGGATATTCACGGCAACCGGCAGGCGTTCGAGGCGTGCCTGAAAGTGGCCCGCGCCAGCGCCGCGGAGCGGTTCATTCTGCTCGGTGATTTCGTCGGGTACGGCGCGGACCCGGAATGGGTCGTGGACACCGCCATGGATCTGGTCGCCCATGGCGCCGTCGCCGTGCGCGGCAACCATGACGAAGCGGTCAATACGACCTCCGAGAACATGAATCACGATGCGCAGATCGCGATCGAGTGGACGCGCGGGCGGCTCGATGCGGCTCAGCGGCGGTTCCTGGCCGAGCTGCCGATGCTGGCGGAGGACGGCGATCGTCTGTTCGTGCATGCCGAGGCCTCGAGCCCCAAGCGCTGGAACTACGTTCGTTCGACCACGGATGCCGCCAAGAGCCTGATCGCGACGCCGTCCCATGTCACCTTCTGCGGCCATATCCACCGACCCGCGCTCTATTCGATGTCGGTGACGGCGAAGATGACGAGCTTCGTGCCCAAGACCGACGTGCCGGTGCAGCTCCTGCGCGGGCGGCAATGGCTCGCCGTGCTCGGCTCGGTCGGCCAGCCGCGCGACGGCGATCCCTCCGCATCCTTCGTGCTGTTCGACACGGTCTCGTGCCAGATCACCTATTGCCGCGTGCCCTATGACATCGCAAGCGCTGCGAACAAGATCCGCGAGAACGGCCTGCCGCCCTGGCTCGCCGACCGACTGTCGCAGGGACGCTAG
- a CDS encoding M20 aminoacylase family protein: MPIVNRIAALSDEMAAWRHDFHENPELLYEVHRTAGIVADRLREFGCDEVVTGIGRTGVVGVIRGRKSVSGKTIGLRADMDALPIMETSGVPYASKVPGKMHACGHDGHTAMLLGAAKYLAETRNFDGTAVLIFQPAEEGGGGGKAMVEDGLMTRWNIQEVYGMHNMPGLPEGHFATTPGPMLASSDNIQITVRGKGGHAGAGPHKSVDSVLIGSQIVNALQSIVARNVDPLKSAVISITQFHSGTAFNIIPEVAELGGTVRTLDPEVRDLVERRIGEVADCVARAYGGSAETKYSRMYPVTMNHAREAGLAADVARDIVGAERVNDKFVPMMGAEDFSFMLEARPGAMVLVGMGDGNECHHPGYIFNDNILGHGASFWVRLIETRMPA, translated from the coding sequence ATGCCCATCGTCAACCGCATCGCCGCCCTTTCCGACGAAATGGCCGCCTGGCGCCATGACTTCCACGAGAATCCCGAGCTGCTCTACGAAGTCCATCGCACCGCCGGCATCGTTGCCGATCGCTTGCGCGAGTTCGGCTGCGACGAGGTGGTGACCGGCATCGGGCGCACGGGGGTCGTCGGCGTGATCCGCGGCCGCAAGTCGGTCTCCGGCAAGACCATCGGCCTGCGCGCCGACATGGACGCGCTGCCGATCATGGAAACCTCGGGCGTGCCTTACGCCTCGAAAGTTCCCGGCAAGATGCACGCCTGCGGCCATGACGGCCATACCGCGATGCTGCTGGGGGCCGCCAAATATCTCGCCGAGACGCGCAATTTCGACGGCACCGCGGTTCTGATCTTCCAACCCGCCGAGGAAGGTGGCGGCGGCGGCAAGGCCATGGTCGAAGACGGGTTGATGACACGCTGGAACATCCAGGAGGTCTACGGCATGCACAACATGCCCGGCCTGCCCGAAGGCCATTTCGCCACGACGCCCGGCCCGATGCTCGCGTCTTCCGACAACATCCAGATCACCGTTCGCGGCAAGGGCGGCCACGCCGGCGCCGGCCCGCACAAATCCGTCGACAGCGTGCTGATCGGCTCGCAGATCGTCAATGCGCTGCAATCCATCGTGGCGCGCAACGTCGATCCGCTGAAGTCCGCGGTGATTTCGATCACCCAGTTCCACTCCGGCACGGCCTTCAACATCATTCCTGAGGTGGCCGAGCTCGGCGGCACCGTGCGCACGCTCGACCCCGAGGTGCGCGATCTCGTCGAGCGCCGCATCGGCGAAGTCGCCGACTGCGTCGCGCGCGCCTATGGCGGCTCGGCCGAGACGAAATACTCTCGGATGTATCCGGTGACCATGAACCATGCGCGCGAGGCCGGGCTTGCCGCCGACGTCGCCCGTGACATCGTCGGTGCCGAGCGCGTCAACGACAAGTTCGTCCCCATGATGGGCGCCGAGGATTTCTCCTTCATGCTGGAAGCGCGCCCCGGCGCGATGGTGCTGGTCGGCATGGGCGACGGCAACGAATGCCACCACCCCGGCTACATCTTCAACGACAACATTTTGGGCCACGGCGCATCATTCTGGGTGCGCCTGATCGAGACGCGGATGCCGGCGTAA
- a CDS encoding sensor histidine kinase: MRLVLQLVGRLLLIVALCLAAATMWATFDAYRSVDRATAASAQRVAQALQGLYWHELLLRSSRMREHLVPVPEWRTLETMKLISPGVCVEFQPATAFEKPLCGQSQGIGRTPPRWFASVVPTFLGSHAEVVRPVSPRAAAAGTVVATPDEAASISLAWEYILNVIDVALLMAAAIALLASLAIAHTLAPARAIVLALQRMARGQYRTRLPRFRSMELSMIGGAVDALGSRLEEATEQRAALTRRLIEIRDDERRALARELHDEFGQNLSAILAFANTIETASAQQAKDNGIAQDAHMISQATHHLMASLRDALKRLRNPLPEELGLEASLVNLVDSWRSQSATQPTIQLDLKGDLADISGPAATTAYRVAQECLTNAVRHGAAREISLRVERRAGEDDALLIRVEDDGGGDAARVERSAGFGLTGIRERVTAAGGSLSILPARGGLSVAATIPLAA; encoded by the coding sequence ATGCGCCTCGTGCTTCAGCTTGTCGGCCGCCTGCTTCTCATCGTGGCGCTGTGCCTGGCCGCCGCGACCATGTGGGCCACCTTCGATGCCTATCGCAGCGTCGACCGGGCGACGGCGGCATCCGCGCAACGCGTCGCGCAGGCGCTTCAGGGCCTGTACTGGCACGAACTCTTGCTGCGCAGCAGCAGAATGCGCGAGCACCTCGTGCCCGTTCCGGAATGGCGGACGCTGGAGACGATGAAGCTGATTTCGCCCGGCGTCTGCGTTGAGTTCCAACCGGCAACAGCCTTTGAAAAGCCGCTGTGCGGCCAGAGCCAGGGCATCGGCCGGACGCCGCCGCGCTGGTTCGCGTCCGTCGTGCCGACCTTTCTCGGCAGTCACGCCGAGGTGGTGCGGCCCGTCAGCCCCCGCGCCGCAGCCGCCGGGACGGTGGTGGCGACACCGGATGAAGCAGCCTCGATCTCGCTGGCCTGGGAGTACATTCTCAACGTAATCGACGTCGCGCTGCTGATGGCGGCGGCGATCGCGCTGCTGGCTTCGCTCGCGATCGCGCATACGCTGGCGCCCGCGCGCGCCATCGTGCTGGCTCTGCAGCGCATGGCGCGCGGCCAGTATCGCACCAGGCTGCCGCGCTTCCGCTCCATGGAGCTTTCGATGATCGGCGGCGCGGTCGATGCGCTCGGCAGCCGGCTCGAAGAAGCGACCGAACAGCGCGCGGCGTTGACGCGGCGCCTGATCGAGATCCGCGACGACGAGCGGCGCGCGCTCGCCCGCGAGCTGCATGACGAGTTCGGGCAAAATCTTTCCGCCATCCTGGCCTTCGCCAACACGATCGAGACCGCGAGCGCGCAGCAGGCCAAAGATAACGGCATCGCGCAGGACGCGCACATGATCTCGCAGGCCACGCACCATCTGATGGCCTCGCTGCGCGATGCGCTGAAGCGCCTGCGCAATCCCCTGCCCGAGGAGCTCGGGCTGGAAGCAAGCCTCGTCAATCTCGTCGACAGCTGGCGCTCGCAGAGCGCGACGCAGCCGACGATCCAGCTCGACCTCAAGGGCGACCTCGCCGATATCAGCGGCCCGGCCGCGACGACCGCCTATCGGGTCGCCCAGGAATGCCTGACCAACGCGGTCCGCCATGGGGCAGCGCGCGAAATCTCGTTGCGTGTCGAGCGGCGCGCCGGCGAAGACGATGCGCTCCTGATCCGCGTCGAGGACGACGGCGGCGGCGATGCGGCGCGCGTGGAACGGTCGGCCGGTTTCGGCCTCACCGGAATCCGCGAGAGGGTGACGGCTGCCGGCGGCTCGCTGTCGATCCTGCCCGCAAGGGGCGGCCTCAGCGTTGCCGCGACAATCCCGCTCGCTGCGTGA
- a CDS encoding response regulator, which produces MSEVAATGIAVLLVDDHPIVRQGYRRVLESQGDLHVVAEADNAADAYSAFKLHDPDVVVMDISMPGASGLEAIRNIRARNPRARVLVFTMHNEAVLVKAAFNAGASGFVTKSSAPSAVVNAIRSVARGERAMSDDIAHVLAEDSLSAGSALDQLGEREIEILRQFAGGATSEQIATHLNLSVKTVQNYHYLIKTKTGARTDAQLVRLAAACGLTRI; this is translated from the coding sequence ATGAGCGAGGTCGCAGCAACAGGCATTGCGGTGCTGCTGGTCGACGATCATCCGATCGTCCGCCAGGGTTACCGGCGCGTGCTGGAAAGCCAGGGCGATCTCCACGTCGTCGCGGAAGCCGACAACGCCGCGGACGCCTACTCCGCCTTCAAGTTGCATGATCCCGACGTGGTCGTGATGGACATCTCGATGCCGGGCGCCAGCGGGCTGGAGGCGATCCGCAACATCCGTGCACGCAATCCAAGGGCGCGCGTTCTCGTCTTCACCATGCACAATGAGGCCGTGCTGGTGAAAGCCGCCTTCAATGCCGGCGCCTCCGGCTTCGTCACCAAGAGCAGCGCACCCTCCGCAGTCGTCAATGCCATCCGCAGCGTCGCGCGCGGCGAACGCGCCATGAGCGACGACATCGCGCACGTGCTGGCCGAGGACAGCCTGTCGGCGGGATCAGCGCTGGATCAATTGGGCGAGCGCGAAATCGAGATCTTGCGGCAGTTCGCCGGTGGGGCCACCAGCGAGCAGATCGCGACGCATCTCAATCTCAGCGTCAAGACGGTCCAGAACTACCATTATCTGATCAAGACCAAGACCGGCGCGCGCACGGATGCGCAGCTGGTGCGGCTCGCGGCAGCTTGCGGGCTGACCAGGATCTAG